In one window of Hymenobacter nivis DNA:
- a CDS encoding KdsC family phosphatase, whose protein sequence is MNLTDLQARAKRIKLLLTDCDGVLTDNGVYYSERGEEMKRFSIRDGMAVERLRAVGVESGIMTGETSGSVQRRADKLRITELHLGIKDKPARLHEIMARTGLVAEEIAFIGDDTNDVEILKLVGLAACPSDATSFARAVADFHCETRGGHGCFREVAEFIIASR, encoded by the coding sequence ATGAACCTAACCGACCTCCAAGCCCGTGCCAAGCGCATCAAACTGCTGCTGACCGACTGCGACGGCGTGCTCACCGACAACGGCGTGTATTACTCCGAGCGCGGCGAGGAAATGAAGCGCTTCAGCATCCGCGACGGCATGGCCGTGGAGCGCCTGCGGGCCGTGGGCGTGGAAAGCGGCATTATGACCGGCGAAACGTCGGGCTCGGTGCAGCGGCGGGCCGACAAGCTGCGCATCACCGAGCTTCACCTGGGTATTAAGGACAAGCCGGCGCGGCTGCACGAGATTATGGCCCGCACGGGCTTGGTGGCCGAGGAAATCGCCTTCATCGGCGACGACACCAACGACGTGGAAATCCTCAAGCTGGTGGGCTTAGCGGCCTGCCCCAGCGACGCCACCAGCTTTGCCCGGGCCGTGGCCGACTTCCACTGCGAGACACGGGGCGGGCACGGCTGCTTCCGCGAAGTGGCCGAGTTTATTATCGCCAGCCGGTAA
- a CDS encoding SDR family oxidoreductase yields MNLFDLTNKTAIVTGACGLIGRQHCAALAAAGANVVVADINQAAADAVAAGLPGGPHLPLAVDVTKPESLAAARDQIIKQFGHIDVLVNNAAINDMFENPALAADLSKFENFPLATFQKVLEVNVTGVFLAAQIFGTPMAVQGSGSIINVASTYGIVGPDQSIYRNEAGEQTFYKSPSYPMTKGAVVNFTRYLAAYWGPQGVRVNTLSPGGVENSQDAFFVKQYSAKTPLGRMAAATDYQGAVVFLASEASAYMTGANLVVDGGWTAI; encoded by the coding sequence ATGAACCTCTTCGACCTTACCAACAAAACGGCCATCGTCACGGGCGCGTGCGGCCTCATTGGCCGGCAGCACTGCGCGGCACTGGCCGCCGCCGGCGCCAACGTGGTGGTGGCTGATATCAACCAAGCCGCAGCCGACGCGGTTGCGGCCGGCTTGCCCGGGGGCCCCCACCTGCCGCTGGCCGTGGACGTGACCAAGCCCGAATCGCTGGCGGCGGCGCGCGACCAGATTATCAAGCAGTTCGGGCACATCGACGTGCTGGTGAACAACGCGGCCATCAACGACATGTTCGAGAACCCGGCACTGGCCGCCGACCTCAGCAAGTTCGAGAACTTCCCGCTCGCCACGTTTCAGAAAGTGCTGGAGGTGAATGTGACGGGGGTTTTCCTGGCGGCGCAGATCTTCGGTACGCCGATGGCGGTGCAGGGCAGCGGCTCCATCATCAACGTGGCCAGCACCTACGGCATCGTGGGGCCCGACCAAAGCATTTACCGCAACGAGGCCGGTGAGCAAACCTTCTATAAATCACCTTCTTATCCCATGACTAAAGGTGCGGTAGTGAACTTCACCCGTTACCTGGCCGCCTACTGGGGCCCCCAGGGCGTACGGGTAAACACCCTTTCGCCGGGCGGCGTGGAGAACAGCCAGGACGCCTTTTTCGTGAAGCAATACAGCGCCAAAACGCCCCTGGGCCGCATGGCCGCCGCCACCGATTACCAGGGCGCCGTGGTGTTCCTGGCCTCCGAAGCCTCGGCCTACATGACCGGCGCCAACCTGGTAGTAGACGGCGGCTGGACGGCCATTTAG